In a genomic window of Punica granatum isolate Tunisia-2019 chromosome 6, ASM765513v2, whole genome shotgun sequence:
- the LOC116210197 gene encoding serine/arginine repetitive matrix protein 1 produces MEDDGDAPPPFWLQSGRQSRRRGSSSSAIGSGAVVVLLFAAALALVFIAVPSVLSVTSKIFRPQVVKRSWDSLNLVLVLFAIICGFLSRNSAGGNGSSYGESRSFDSRASLKSSPSTPREQWFGDSDQAVYDRPRSFNRLRSSSSYPDLRQEPLWPAQAYDRRRFFDDSQIYRSRKWRDIEEEQQGGGGKGNGDHGYGGTTEAEAEAKTIHVDSVEVQEMEVSVSQRPQQQEPPLAADQSVPPPEPAAEHTSPAPPNGSSAPARATKRKPKRTSEALSHEPEEEGVKVIHTYKLPPTPPPPPLPTAFDYYATPKSDKNEKKRGGSATKDFIRSLGRKKKQRQKSIESFESLLLSSTQPQSRLPPPSLPPPPPPPLPPPPSVFHNLFSSKKGKSKKDRQPPPPPPPPPPPPRPSSSRATKTRTQAAISQPSPNTTIIPRRPLAPANPIRYNDSVNLGNRSPLIPISPPPPPPPFKVPDWKFSVRGGYVRIRSSGGVSRGSSPDIMEEEQASLGGEMSPSSLSAASASEMSEPSSPAIFCPSPDVDTKADNFIARFRAGLQLEKVNSMKQRTRSNLGRDPDPGPSL; encoded by the coding sequence ATGGAAGACGACGGGGACGCCCCGCCCCCGTTCTGGCTCCAGTCCGGTCGGCAGTCCCGCCGCCGTGGGTCATCATCGTCGGCCATTGGGTCCGGGGCCGTGGTGGTGCTTCTGTTCGCCGCCGCACTGGCCCTCGTCTTCATCGCAGTCCCCTCGGTCCTCTCCGTCACCTCTAAGATCTTCCGGCCCCAAGTCGTGAAGAGGAGCTGGGACTCCCTCAACTTGGTGCTCGTCCTCTTCGCGATTATCTGCGGGTTCCTTAGCCGGAACTCCGCCGGCGGCAATGGGAGCTCGTACGGCGAGTCCCGGAGCTTCGACTCCAGAGCTTCCCTCAAGTCAAGCCCTTCAACGCCGCGGGAGCAGTGGTTCGGGGACTCTGATCAGGCAGTGTATGATCGCCCGAGGTCGTTTAACCGGCTGAGGAGCAGCAGCTCGTACCCCGATCTGCGGCAAGAGCCCCTGTGGCCGGCGCAGGCCTATGATCGGAGGCGGTTTTTCGATGACAGCCAGATCTACCGGAGCAGAAAATGGAGAGATATTGAAGAGGAACagcaaggaggaggaggaaaaggAAATGGCGACCATGGCTATGGTGGGACGACtgaggccgaagccgaggccAAGACCATTCACGTGGATAGTGTAGAAGTTCAAGAAATGGAAGTTTCAGTTTCACAGAGGCCGCAACAGCAGGAGCCTCCTCTTGCAGCTGATCAGTCTGTTCCGCCACCAGAGCCAGCGGCGGAACACACTTCCCCGGCGCCACCAAACGGCTCTTCTGCACCGGCCAGGGCAACCAAGAGGAAGCCCAAGAGAACCAGTGAAGCTCTGTCGCACGAGCCGGAGGAAGAAGGTGTCAAAGTCATCCACACTTACAAGCTTCCGCCGactccgccgccgccgccgctgCCGACGGCATTCGATTACTATGCCACTCCAAAGAGTGACAAGaatgagaagaagagaggaggGTCGGCGACCAAGGATTTCATAAGATCGCtcggaaggaagaagaagcagaggcAGAAGAGCATCGAGAGCTTCGAGAGCCTCCTCCTCAGCTCCACGCAGCCTCAGTCTCGCCTCCCGCCACCGTCTctgccgccgccgccgccgccgccactTCCCCCACCACCTTCCGTGTTTCACAACCTGTTCTCTTCCAAGAAAGGCAAGAGCAAGAAAGACCGCCAGcctcctccccctcctccGCCTCCGCCTCCGCCTCCGCGGCCGTCATCGTCCCGAGCCACGAAGACCAGAACGCAGGCTGCAATCTCCCAGCCCAGCCCGAACACGACGATCATTCCTCGGAGACCTCTGGCACCAGCGAATCCAATCCGCTACAACGATTCCGTAAACTTAGGAAACAGATCGCCGCTGATCCCGATCTCGCCGCCGCCCCCTCCACCGCCTTTCAAGGTTCCGGACTGGAAGTTCTCGGTGCGTGGGGGCTACGTGAGGATCAGAAGCAGCGGTGGCGTCTCCAGGGGCAGCTCGCCGGACATAATGGAGGAGGAGCAAGCCTCTCTGGGTGGAGAGATGAGCCCATCGAGCCTGTCGGCGGCGTCTGCCAGCGAAATGTCGGAGCCGAGCTCGCCGGCGATATTCTGCCCGAGCCCTGACGTGGACACGAAGGCGGACAACTTCATCGCCAGGTTCAGGGCTGGCTTGCAGTTGGAGAAGGTGAACTCAATGAAGCAGAGGACCCGGTCCAACCTGGGCCGTGATCCGGACCCGGGCCCATCACTGTGA